In Glycine max cultivar Williams 82 chromosome 7, Glycine_max_v4.0, whole genome shotgun sequence, a single window of DNA contains:
- the LOC100790464 gene encoding DEAD-box ATP-dependent RNA helicase 20: MSRYDSRSGDPTSYRDRRSDSGLGAPTGFGGSVQHSSSNRRDYDDGGSPKRNLSLDGLPHFEKNFYVESPAVRAMTDAEVNEYRQQREITVEGRDIPKPVKSFHDAGFPEYVMEEITKAGFTEPTPIQSQGWPMALKGRDLIGIAETGSGKTLAYLLPSIVHVNAQPILNPGDGPIVLVLAPTRELAVQIQQEATKFGASSRIKSTCIYGGVPKGPQVRDLQKGVEIVIATPGRLIDMLESNHTNLQRVTYLVLDEADRMLDMGFDPQLRKIVSQIRPDRQTLYWSATWPKEVEQLARKFLYNPYKVIIGSSDLKANHAIRQYVDIVSEKQKYDKLVKLLEDIMDGSRILIFMDTKKGCDQITRQLRMDGWPALSIHGDKSQAERDWVLSEFKSGKSPIMTATDVAARGLDVKDVKYVINYDFPGSLEDYVHRIGRTGRAGAKGTAYTYFTAANARFAKELIAILEEAGQKVSPELAAMGRGAPPPPSGPRGFQDRGRGYGSSRPWS; encoded by the exons CGATTCTGGGCTAGGTGCACCTACAGGGTTTGGTGGTTCTGTACAACACTCTTCATCAAACAGGAGGGATTATGATGATGGTGGGTCACCAAAGAGGAACCTCAGTTTGGATGGTTTACctcattttgagaaaaacttctACGTTGAGTCACCAGCTGTAAGGGCAATGACAGATGCTGAAGTTAATGAGTACCGGCAGCAGAGGGAAATAACTGTTGAAGGTCGAGATATCCCGAAACCTGTCAAGTCCTTTCATGATGCTGGTTTTCCAG AATATGTAATGGAAGAAATTACAAAAGCTGGCTTTACTGAACCTACGCCCATTCAATCTCAAGGTTGGCCCATGGCTTTGAAGGGGCGTGATCTGATAGGAATTGCAGAAACAGGATCAGGGAAGACACTTGCTTACTTGTTGCCATCCATTGTGCATGTTAATGCTCAGCCTATTCTAA ATCCTGGAGATGGACCAATTGTGTTAGTTTTGGCTCCAACTCGTGAACTTGCTGTCCAAATACAACAAGAGGCTACTAAATTTGGTGCATCATCTAGGATTAAGAGTACATGCATCTATGGTGGGGTTCCAAAGGGACCTCAGGTGCGTGATCTCCAGAAAG GTGTCGAAATTGTAATTGCCACTCCAGGAAGGTTAATTGATATGCTTGAGTCAAATCATACCAACTTGCAGAGGGTCACATACCTTGTATTGGATGAAGCTGATAGGATGTTGGATATGGGGTTTGATCCTCAGCTACGGAAGATTGTCTCCCAG atTCGTCCAGATCGTCAAACTTTGTATTGGAGTGCTACCTGGCCAAAGGAGGTCGAACAATTGGCAAGGAAGTTCCTTTATAACCCATACAAA GTAATTATAGGCTCTTCTGATTTAAAAGCTAACCATGCAATACGGCAATATGTTGACATTGTTTCGGAAAAGCAGAAATATGATAA ATTGGTAAAGTTGCTAGAGGACATCATGGATGGCAGCCGAATACTGATATTTATGGATACCAAAAAAGGATGTGATCAAATCACTAGGCAACTCCGCATGGATGGATGGCCTGCACTCTCAATTCATGGAGATAAAAGTCAAGCAGAAAGAGATTGGGTGCTCTCAGAATTTAAATCAGGCAAAAGTCCTATTATGACGGCAACAGATGTTGCAGCCCGTGGTCTAG ATGTGAAGGATGTGAAATATGTAATAAATTATGACTTCCCGGGGTCACTTGAGGATTATGTTCATCGCATTGGGCGGACAGGGAGAGCTGGTGCAAAAGGAACTGCATACACATACTTCACAGCTGCTAATGCCAGATTTGCAAAGGAACTTATAGCCATACTCGAGGAAGCTGGACAGAAAGTGAGTCCTGAATTAGCAGCAATGGGGCGTGGTGCACCTCCTCCACCTTCAG gTCCCCGAGGTTTCCAAGACCGTGGGAGGGGTTATGGCAGTTCTCGTCCATGGAGCTGA
- the LOC100305896 gene encoding uncharacterized protein isoform X1, producing MSEEGPPKLYTDKPRKARLKQFRGQQKSNAFSSPAAMGTHAATPPPPPPPPKEPFIRRYKFVWPMLLAVNLGVAAYLFTRTKKKGTGEEEQDVTRVSTKDATPHVVEMPVPPPSITNPMIKREPIPENEQCELLKWILEEKRKVKAKDAEEKRKIDEEKALLKKLIRSKSIPSV from the exons atgagtGAAGAAGGTCCTCCAAAGCTATATACCGACAAGCCCCGAAAAg CGCGATTGAAGCAGTTTCGGGGGCAACAGAAATCAAACGCGTTCTCCTCGCCGGCGGCGATGGGGACACACGCCGCTACTCCGCCGCCACCTCCGCCACCGCCAAAGGAACCCTTTATTCGGCGCTACAAATTCGTTTGGCCTATGCTTTTGGCTGTGAATCTTGGTGTCGCAg CTTATTTGTTTACGAGGACAAAGAAGAAGGGTACTGGTGAGGAGGAGCAAGATGTAACTCGTGTCTCAACTAAGGATGCTACCCCTCATGTTGTTGAGATGCCTGTGCCGCCACCATCTATTACAAATCCCATGATCAAACGAGAGCCAATTCCAGAAAACGAACAATGTGAACTCTTGAAGTGGATATTGGAAGAGAAGAGGAAGGTCAAAGCAAAAGACGCAGAGGAGAAGCGGAAAATTGATGAAGAGAAAGCTCTGCTTAAAAAGCTTATTCGGTCAAAATCCATCCCAAGTGTCTAA
- the LOC100797868 gene encoding 3-epi-6-deoxocathasterone 23-monooxygenase CYP90D1 — MDNIWIVFVTVFLLCTVILYRNRLSLMLKSKRKNKLPLGTLGWPFIGETVEFVSCAYSDRPESFMDKRRRMYGKVFKSHIFGSPTIVSTDADVNKFILQSDAKVFVPSYPKSLTELMGESSILLINGSLQRRIHGLIGAFFKSQQLKAQITRDMQKYAQESMASWREDCPIYIQDETKKIAFHVLVKALISLDPGEEMELLKKHFQKFISGLMSLPIKLPGTKLYQSLQAKKTMVKLVKRIILAKRNSGICKVPEDVVDVLLSDVSEKLTDDLIADNIIDMMIPGEDSVPLLMTLATKYLSECPAALQQLTEENMKLKKLQDQDGESLSWTDYLSLPFTQTVISETLRMGNIIIGVMRKALKDVEIKGHLIPKGWCVFANFRSVHLDDKNYECPYQFNPWRWQDKDMSSCNFTPFGGGQRLCPGLDLARLEASIFLHHFVTQFRWHAEEDTIVNFPTVRMKKRMPVMVRRVES, encoded by the exons ATGGACAATATTTGGATTGTGTTTGTGACAGTGTTTCTCTTATGCACTGTGATCCTCTACAGGAACAGGCTTAGCCTTATGCTTAAATCAAAACGTAAGAATAAGCTTCCATTAGGCACTCTTGGATGGCCTTTTATCGGTGAAACCGTTGAGTTTGTCTCTTGTGCTTACTCTGATCGCCCTGAGAGCTTCATGGACAAGCGACGCCGCAT GTATGGCAAGGTGTTTAAGTCACACATATTTGGAAGCCCCACAATTGTTTCCACTGATGCTGATGTGAATAAGTTTATCCTGCAAAGTGATGCAAAGGTTTTTGTTCCCTCTTATCCCAAGTCTCTTACTGAGTTGATGGGAGAGTCTTCTATTTTGCTCATCAATGGAAGCCTTCAGAGGAGAATACATGGACTCATTGGAGCTTTCTTCAAGTCTCAACAGCTAAAGGCTCAGATCACCAGAGATATGCAAAAGTATGCCCAAGAATCCATGGCAAGTTGGAGAGAGGACTGCCCCATATACATACAAGATGAAACAAAAAAG ATTGCTTTTCATGTACTAGTCAAGGCATTGATTAGTTTGGATCCAGGAGAAGAAATGGAACTTCTAAAGAAGCATTTTCAGAAATTTATCTCAGGCCTCATGTCTCTACCAATAAAACTACCTGGAACTAAACTCTATCAATCTTTGCAG GCAAAAAAGACAATGGTGAAATTAGTGAAGAGAATTATCCTAGCTAAAAGAAATAGTGGCATCTGCAAAGTTCCAGAAGATGTGGTGGATGTCCTTCTTAGTGatgttagtgaaaaattaacggatgatttAATAGCAGATAATATTATTGATATGATGATTCCAGGGGAAGACTCGGTGCCACTTCTTATGACTCTAGCTACAAAATATCTATCGGAATGTCCTGCTGCTTTGCAACAATTGACG GAGGAAAATATGAAGCTTAAGAAACTTCAAGATCAGGATGGGGAATCCTTGAGTTGGACCGATTACTTATCACTGCCATTTACTCAAACA GTCATCAGTGAAACTTTAAGGATGGGAAATATTATAATTGGAGTTATGAGAAAGGCCTTAAAAGATGTTGAAATAAAAGGGCACTTAATACCAAAAGGGTGGTGTGTGTTTGCAAATTTTAGATCAGTTCATCTAGATGACAAAAACTATGAATGTCCATATCAATTCAATCCTTGGAGGTGGCAA GACAAAGATATGAGCAGTTGCAATTTCACTCCTTTTGGAGGGGGACAAAGGCTGTGCCCTGGCCTTGACTTGGCCAGGCTGGAAGCTTCCATCTTCCTACACCACTTTGTCACTCAATTCAG ATGGCATGCTGAAGAAGATACAATAGTGAACTTTCCTACagtaagaatgaaaaagagGATGCCTGTGATGGTAAGGAGAGTGGAATCTTAA